A DNA window from Gimesia sp. contains the following coding sequences:
- a CDS encoding Rrf2 family transcriptional regulator yields the protein MQLTIQTDYALRTLMYLASRDDRATVAEVAALFDISANHVAKVVNQLSRLGYIRSVRGLGGGIELAMPLSEIRLGEVIERFEGNLHLLECVGTEGVCVIQPFCKLKGVLAEAERLQREYLNSVTLADVAPSRRQLKQVT from the coding sequence ATGCAGCTTACCATCCAGACCGATTATGCGTTGCGGACGCTGATGTATCTCGCTTCACGCGATGATCGAGCGACTGTAGCAGAGGTCGCGGCCCTGTTTGATATTTCCGCCAATCACGTGGCGAAGGTTGTCAACCAGTTGTCTCGCCTGGGTTACATTCGCAGTGTGCGGGGCCTGGGAGGCGGGATCGAACTGGCGATGCCTCTATCCGAGATTCGACTGGGGGAGGTCATCGAACGCTTCGAAGGGAATCTGCATCTGCTGGAGTGTGTGGGAACGGAGGGCGTCTGTGTGATCCAGCCCTTCTGTAAATTGAAGGGGGTGCTGGCGGAAGCGGAACGGCTGCAACGGGAGTATCTCAACAGCGTGACCCTGGCAGATGTGGCGCCGTCCCGCAGACAGTTGAAACAGGTGACCTGA
- a CDS encoding PAS domain S-box protein — MKHLSNKPLQETVEGAQFEVHLQALIESVGDAVVSVDREGRFVLWNPGAERLFGYTAEEALRETLDLIIPMDSRAAHWAGFEEAMRTNQTRLGSSVIRVPMLRKDQSRFPGALTVGIVRGAQGQIRQIGAIIRNEEAK; from the coding sequence ATGAAGCACCTTTCGAATAAGCCTCTGCAGGAAACAGTGGAGGGAGCACAGTTCGAAGTCCATTTACAGGCACTGATTGAATCTGTAGGCGATGCCGTTGTCAGTGTGGATCGCGAAGGTCGGTTTGTGTTATGGAATCCGGGGGCAGAACGACTTTTTGGCTATACAGCCGAAGAAGCGTTGAGGGAGACGTTGGATCTGATCATTCCAATGGATTCTCGTGCAGCGCACTGGGCGGGCTTTGAAGAAGCGATGCGTACCAATCAAACACGATTGGGCAGTTCTGTTATCAGGGTACCCATGTTAAGAAAGGATCAAAGCCGGTTTCCAGGTGCATTAACTGTCGGGATCGTGCGTGGTGCTCAAGGGCAGATCAGACAGATTGGTGCCATCATTCGCAATGAAGAGGCAAAGTAG
- a CDS encoding DUF488 family protein produces the protein MKRQSRRMPVRNFRLQSVHIDQIGTNAEGEFVWVENGVPPKWGDQELHWFSEIVPQRRLMDWYALSPDRWYEFARLFRLQLREQTSKCEKLRQMAQKSQLNLVYQQGTLKQNIATVLEGFVIELECQRRWESGLMIGGYTKPVREQILALGGLWFTKHKTWMMPDESSWKVIVDLLPGDF, from the coding sequence ATGAAGAGGCAAAGTAGAAGAATGCCTGTGAGGAATTTCAGGCTGCAGTCAGTCCACATAGATCAAATAGGCACGAATGCAGAAGGAGAATTTGTCTGGGTCGAAAATGGTGTTCCGCCGAAATGGGGTGATCAAGAGCTGCACTGGTTTTCCGAGATTGTACCACAGCGCAGATTGATGGACTGGTATGCGTTATCTCCCGACAGGTGGTATGAATTTGCCCGACTATTCAGATTACAGCTTAGAGAACAGACTTCGAAATGTGAGAAATTAAGGCAAATGGCGCAGAAGAGTCAGCTGAACCTGGTTTATCAACAGGGGACTCTGAAGCAGAACATCGCTACTGTTTTGGAAGGGTTTGTAATTGAACTGGAGTGCCAGCGGCGTTGGGAATCAGGCTTGATGATTGGCGGTTATACAAAACCAGTCAGGGAGCAGATCCTTGCGTTGGGGGGATTGTGGTTTACCAAGCATAAAACCTGGATGATGCCGGATGAGTCGAGCTGGAAGGTGATTGTTGATTTGCTCCCCGGTGATTTTTAA
- a CDS encoding DUF3365 domain-containing protein, which translates to MDAGRRKWAELRFILQGAILVVVLSSLFLLLEEVPAEESQQKADLPRQLHYPTTAVEARVRARILHETVHGALQVIHRDFFEEEESRVIPSHSLEDVFKELERSQGIKVRWLAVNARAMNVDNEPRTEFEKQAVKVLSAGKAEFEQVTDKEYQFTGSIRLASQCLKCHLPMRKSNEARVAGLVISMPLKAADKEK; encoded by the coding sequence ATGGATGCAGGTAGACGAAAATGGGCAGAACTGAGATTTATACTACAGGGGGCCATTCTGGTGGTGGTACTTTCCAGTCTGTTCCTGCTGCTGGAAGAGGTGCCTGCGGAAGAATCTCAGCAGAAAGCGGATCTTCCCAGACAGCTGCATTATCCGACAACCGCCGTTGAGGCCCGGGTCCGGGCACGCATCTTACACGAAACCGTGCATGGTGCGCTGCAGGTAATTCATCGGGACTTCTTCGAGGAAGAGGAGAGCCGGGTGATTCCCTCGCATTCGCTGGAAGATGTGTTTAAGGAACTGGAGCGGAGCCAGGGCATCAAGGTGCGCTGGCTGGCCGTGAACGCGCGGGCGATGAATGTCGACAATGAACCGCGGACGGAGTTTGAGAAACAGGCCGTCAAAGTGCTTTCGGCTGGGAAGGCCGAGTTTGAACAGGTCACCGACAAAGAGTATCAGTTTACGGGAAGCATCCGGCTGGCTTCACAGTGCCTGAAATGTCATCTGCCCATGCGAAAAAGTAACGAGGCGCGGGTGGCCGGGCTGGTCATCTCGATGCCCCTCAAAGCAGCGGACAAAGAGAAATGA
- a CDS encoding DUF3365 domain-containing protein, whose translation MRAMRNCLVVVMLSACPLAVVTLAQPPAEEKAKQSAFPREGKQDASEKAAPQLSLPEARERARLAHRFYSATLDAMHRSYFNSATAPVPARVMERMFADLEADENIKARWIAVNANAMSVDHEPETEFEKQAAQEIAAGKGTYERIENGVYQRAGAISLMNHGCLTCHLGFGKKNTKDRFAGLIISIPVKGAPVKAKTGSNGN comes from the coding sequence ATGAGAGCGATGCGAAACTGTCTGGTTGTTGTGATGTTGAGTGCCTGTCCCCTGGCCGTAGTTACGTTGGCCCAGCCTCCCGCGGAGGAGAAGGCGAAACAAAGTGCCTTCCCGAGGGAAGGAAAGCAAGACGCCTCAGAGAAAGCGGCTCCGCAGTTGTCACTGCCCGAGGCGCGTGAGCGCGCCCGACTGGCGCACCGTTTTTACTCGGCTACGCTGGACGCGATGCACCGGAGTTATTTCAACAGTGCGACAGCGCCGGTGCCGGCTCGTGTAATGGAGCGAATGTTTGCCGACCTGGAAGCGGATGAAAACATCAAAGCCCGTTGGATTGCCGTGAATGCCAACGCCATGAGTGTCGATCATGAGCCCGAAACGGAATTCGAAAAACAGGCAGCCCAGGAGATCGCAGCTGGGAAAGGAACTTATGAGCGGATCGAGAACGGCGTCTACCAGCGGGCAGGCGCCATTTCATTAATGAATCACGGCTGCCTGACCTGCCATCTCGGGTTTGGAAAAAAGAATACCAAAGATCGCTTCGCAGGCTTGATCATTTCCATCCCGGTTAAAGGCGCGCCCGTGAAAGCAAAGACGGGGAGTAACGGAAACTGA